GAGCTGCACCTACCGCCAAGGGAATAAATACAGGCGATGAGGAAGCAGGGAAAACAAGATTTCATTTTTCAAACCTCAGAAACAACGCATGGCGCATATCAATCTATTAACCGCGACCCACCGTGCATAATTTCCGCATTCTTTTCAGGGGAAATGTTTCCTACTGCCTTACTACTAAAGATAAATTATGCAAATCTAGTAATGTACCAACTCTGATCTGATTCTAGTatccatttttttatttaagtgTAAAGCTGAATCATACTAACAAAACAAAAGCAGTGACAAGAATGAGAGGATCCCGCTAATATTATCATCACACATCAAATTACTGCTAGGAGAAGTTAACTAATCTCTTATGCTAATGCATAAGGCACAGAGCACACAGTGCTACCGAGGGTACCTCGCAGACATCATCATCTCCTGCTCCATACTGTATCTTCTGCTTGATTCTTGAAATCTTTGGCCTTCATTAGTTGATGGCAGACAATTAACCGCAATTCTATCATTTCCAAATTCTACTGCTACTATATCATCATTCTTATACATCTTGGAACCCCGTAGTCCCTCTAGGGTATGTTCCACCAGTCGCATTGTTGGCCTTTCTTCACCTCTTAAGTTTATACAGGATGCTGCAAGCATAGCAACTTCTTGGACTTCTTGGCCTCCCTCCTCTGTAACTTGTGGATCTATTATCTGGACGAGATTTCCCTCATCAAGTAGGTTGAGAAAATGGGAAACAAGGCCATCACCTTCGGTGGATAGAAATGAGAATGGTTTCTTCCTAGTGAGCAGCTCCATGAGAATTACACCAAAACTATAGACATCACTTTTCTCGGTAAGGCGACTGGTGCAAAAGTACATTGGATCCAAGTATCCTATTGTTCCTTGAACCCTTGTTGTCAACCCTGTTTGGTCCACCGGAATATATCTTGAAGCACCAAAGTCCGATATCTTTGATGTCAATGTGTCATCAAGAAGTATATTACTGGACTTGATGTCTCTATGGATTATTGGGGTTGAAACTGCTGAGTGAAGATAGGCAAGAGAAGTAGCTATTTCAGTTGCGATCCTCAACCTATTGCCCCATGATAGTGACCTTGGTCCTTCAACATGGAGATGGTGATAAAGGGTTCCATTGGAAATAAACTCATAAACCAACAATGGCACCTCGGTCTCCAAGCAACATCCAAAGAGTTTGACCACGTTCTTATGGTTGATTTGTGAGAGGATTGCTACCTCATTTATGAACTCATCTATTTCTTTCTGGACAGTAATCTTTGACTTCTTGATGGCTACGACATGTAGGTCCGACAAGATTCCTTTGTAAACAGTACCATGCCCTCCACCACCAAGCTCACGAGATTTGTCGAAGTTATTTGTTGCCTTTGCAAGCTCATCCAGTGGTATGATCATCCTCTCCGCAATGTCTGCATTTTGTGATATCAACTGTTGCAACAATTGTCCACGGTTTTGCTTGAAGTGCTTTTGTTTCATTATCTTCATCTTATGCTGCTCAATCTTACGGGGTACTAACATTATTCCTAGAACCACGAGCAGAAGCACTGGGCCACTAGCAGCTGACAAAGCAATTTTATTTTTGGTTATGAACTTAGACAAGACCTTGGATAAGCTGATGCAACCGTGTGGCTTGTAGGGGTTTCCAAATGTTCCTAGATTGCATTGGCACTTGAATTTTCCAGGCAAATTCTTGCAGACGCCGCCGAAGCACCTTGTTGTTGTGATGTTGCACTCATCGATATCTGTAGCCATTAACCAACCAGAATGAACAACAAATAATAAGTAATTGAAGCCCCCAATGAATAAACACTGAGAAAATTAAAATCAGCGCGCGATATGAAGAGTAGTTGAGTAATGAAACAGAAAGGTAAAATCAGTGATTCAGTAATGACCTTTGCATCCATCAGTGATGTAAGGGTTGCCCTGGTAGCCCTTGTTGCAGTGGCACGTAAAGCCTCCGTTCTCCTGCCGGCAGCCACTGTCCTTGCTCTTGCAAAGCTTGCTGGCTACGTCCCTGGGGCACTGTGCCGAGTTGTCGGCAGGCACTGAGAAGCCTTTCTTAACTGCCCACTGAAGAACAAGGGGAGATGAGAAGTAACGGGGAATGGCCATGTTCAGAGGGTGAGTCCTGTTTAAGGTCAGGTCCCACCACTGATTAGTCAATCCCTCCTCTGAGATGAACGCCAATGGCATCTCATCTAGTAGGCCCGAATTCAAGCCGCCTTTGAACTCCATTTTCTTGGGCGTGCTGCCCGCTAAGATGGGTGCGTGGCAGCAGGCATCGGTGCCGGAGCAGTGGCGATACTGGAATGGGTCGCCGGAGCAGCTGTTGGAGACGCAGCCGgtgatgttgctgctgctgctgccgccgtttCTGTACTTGTTCCCGTACAGGGTGGCCTGCACACCGTCTCCAAAGAAGAGGAACTCGTTCCTGGCTGATAGCATGTAGGATTCGCCGATGTCCGGGAGCTGAAAGTTCATAGTCTTTGTAGTGCCGTCGGGGTCCGTGGtgaagtcgtcgtcgtcgatgcGGGTGTGGTGGACGACGTGCACCGTGGAGTCATGCAAGGAGACGTTGACGATCTGGAGGATGCCTTTGCTGTCGAGAAGCAGCCGTGGGGGTTTGTAGCTTGTGTTGCAGGTGAGGTTGAGCCCCGGCCAGTAGCAGCGCGAGGGCCCGAAGCCGAAGGGGTACGGCACGCTCACGTTGCCGCAGGTGGTGATGTTGCAGTCAGGCGGCCCATTCGGGACAGGAGCCACCGTAGGGAACAGTGCATCTGCTGCAGAAACGTCTAGGTATGAAAATTTTTTTATGGAGGCGCGCACGGGTAAGTAGATACTCCCTCCGATTCATTttaaattattagttgttttaaTTTACTAGCGGAGATGTACGTGCTACATGcacgtatttaattttttttccatcAAGTAGCGATGGCATTTGtttctttccaaaaataattcacacatttctttttcttccataaaacaataatgtcaattattatccttccaaaacaaATAAAGAGACGAATTATAAACGAGTGCATGTGTAAAGGAAAGTAGAGTGTGTGCCAAAGAAAAGTAATATGCGGGTACAAAAGGTGGGTATATGAATGcttggtgtaaaaagtattaggaTTTTGGTGGAAATATTTTCCTTCTATCAATTTTGTGGGTCTACACTTTTTTTTATCAAACCTTTGGCCTGACACATGGGACCTCCGTGAGTGATACGGTGGGCCTAATCTTAGTGAGAAAGAGTTTcagttgtttcaacttttatagtatata
This genomic interval from Panicum virgatum strain AP13 chromosome 8K, P.virgatum_v5, whole genome shotgun sequence contains the following:
- the LOC120645411 gene encoding wall-associated receptor kinase 2-like is translated as MLQTSAAAAAVLMLVMAALQPRAAAAAATAPPPQQAPVIGQPNCTTTCGNVSVPYPFGLGPSRCYWRGFNLTCDTSHNPPRLLLGDDVDLRVADISLENATVRVMRAGSIINVTGDAITSDGAWSVPFGRAFTERGYLLSFVNKLVVFGCDVVATLLAQGGADDGETAPGLIGGCASLCTKARSDDEISTNTHDVTGITRQCTGTSGCCQSPVTMITTPSEVQAKRIYSGSTATAAAVEQKKNLPVNVFVVEEGWFDQLNWSVRADEVKEAPFILQWGVTSGLPQAPRHWGQCDDGVHRMLCKSKHSFCSTAFPAEGYKCGCDNGYQGNPYLPGGCQDVDECSLPPEQNGCFGECINTIGNGGFTCHCNKGYQGNPYITDGCKDIDECNITTTRCFGGVCKNLPGKFKCQCNLGTFGNPYKPHGCISLSKVLSKFITKNKIALSAASGPVLLLVVLGIMLVPRKIEQHKMKIMKQKHFKQNRGQLLQQLISQNADIAERMIIPLDELAKATNNFDKSRELGGGGHGTVYKGILSDLHVVAIKKSKITVQKEIDEFINEVAILSQINHKNVVKLFGCCLETEVPLLVYEFISNGTLYHHLHVEGPRSLSWGNRLRIATEIATSLAYLHSAVSTPIIHRDIKSSNILLDDTLTSKISDFGASRYIPVDQTGLTTRVQGTIGYLDPMYFCTSRLTEKSDVYSFGVILMELLTRKKPFSFLSTEGDGLVSHFLNLLDEGNLVQIIDPQVTEEGGQEVQEVAMLAASCINLRGEERPTMRLVEHTLEGLRGSKMYKNDDIVAVEFGNDRIAVNCLPSTNEGQRFQESSRRYSMEQEMMMSARYPR